In Paraburkholderia flagellata, a genomic segment contains:
- a CDS encoding lactonase family protein, translating into MKKNAILRGVAGAVIGLAAAVAAHAANYVYVSNADSQDISVFRLDAQSGALAAVETVPVGGTVMPMAFSPDHHRLYAALRSKPYRVVSFAVNPLDGQLVELGRAPLAESMAYVSTDGTGRYLLSASYGGNLLAVNHIGENGVAGDVLQTVKTGPMAHIIRTSPDNRYAFASVLGADAWLRLKFDASTGALTEDAKPAYSLPKDSGPRHFQFSPDQRFVYLIDELDGKLHVLAFNAANDTVKPIQTISILPADFSGDKPWGADVHLTPDGLHLYISERTSSTLGAYRVNKATGKLTRIGTYGTEKQPRGFNIDPSGQYLFAVGQLSPTLSAYRIDAKSGALHELGKYPVGKGANWIEVVDFDGSND; encoded by the coding sequence ATGAAGAAGAACGCAATCTTGCGCGGCGTGGCGGGTGCCGTTATCGGGCTCGCGGCAGCGGTGGCCGCGCACGCGGCTAACTACGTGTACGTGTCGAACGCCGATAGCCAGGACATTTCGGTGTTCCGCCTCGATGCGCAAAGCGGCGCGCTGGCCGCTGTCGAAACCGTGCCGGTGGGCGGCACGGTCATGCCGATGGCGTTCTCGCCTGATCATCATCGCCTTTACGCGGCGCTGCGCTCGAAGCCGTATCGCGTGGTGAGCTTCGCCGTGAATCCGCTCGATGGCCAGCTCGTCGAACTCGGCCGCGCGCCGCTCGCGGAGAGCATGGCCTACGTTTCCACGGACGGCACGGGGCGCTATCTACTTTCCGCTTCGTATGGCGGCAATCTGCTGGCGGTGAACCACATCGGCGAAAACGGTGTGGCGGGCGACGTGCTGCAAACCGTGAAGACGGGCCCGATGGCGCATATCATCCGCACCTCGCCGGACAACCGTTATGCGTTCGCATCGGTGCTCGGCGCCGATGCATGGCTGCGCCTGAAGTTCGACGCCTCGACGGGCGCGCTCACCGAAGACGCGAAACCCGCTTACTCGCTGCCCAAGGATTCCGGCCCGCGCCACTTCCAGTTTTCGCCAGACCAGCGCTTCGTTTATCTGATCGACGAACTCGACGGCAAACTCCACGTGCTCGCGTTCAACGCGGCGAACGACACCGTCAAGCCGATCCAGACGATCTCGATTCTGCCCGCCGACTTCTCCGGCGACAAGCCGTGGGGCGCCGACGTGCACCTCACGCCCGATGGCCTTCATCTGTATATCTCGGAGCGCACGTCGAGCACGCTGGGCGCGTATCGCGTGAACAAGGCAACGGGCAAGCTCACGCGCATCGGCACGTACGGCACGGAAAAGCAGCCGCGCGGCTTCAATATCGATCCTTCGGGCCAGTACCTCTTTGCCGTGGGCCAACTCTCGCCCACGCTGAGCGCTTACCGTATCGACGCGAAGAGCGGTGCGCTGCACGAGCTTGGCAAGTATCCGGTGGGCAAAGGCGCGAACTGGATCGAAGTGGTCGACTTCGACGGTTCGAATGACTAA
- a CDS encoding MFS transporter, with translation MAITPGTTTPQRVVVNLSHASLAAQFSEQMAIAVIPIVAVVALGASAQQSASLQAINTLPFLLLSLPAGLVADRSRRKPLMIATELLRAAALFVLFALFHARVLSLCMLGTLGFAIATGTVVFSVTAPSLVAAMVETGDLLTANRRLEIARSIAYTAGPSAGGIFAGWASGVFAFLAAFVLSLASAWFLTRLPTEAPRPRSRRALAHELFDGVQFIARSTHLRPIVATAFVFNTSWYLLLAVFAWYAIHRLAFAPSAVGVALGVYGFGMVGGAFLYKIIAKRLVFGRQILLGPMSAALASLLMASTALTHSRATVFLAFFLFGFGPIVWTISTTALRQVVTPRDLIARVSSVIMMATFGARPLGALLGAFLSTHLGMTSCLVGAACGFAIQLAIIVFSAPARLRSIEGLDEARAETRNAKAMTFATENQQE, from the coding sequence ATGGCCATCACGCCAGGAACCACCACCCCACAGCGCGTCGTCGTCAATCTTTCGCATGCGAGTCTCGCGGCGCAATTCAGCGAGCAAATGGCCATTGCGGTCATCCCCATCGTCGCCGTGGTGGCGCTAGGCGCGAGCGCACAGCAAAGCGCCTCGCTGCAAGCCATCAACACGCTGCCGTTCCTGCTGCTCTCGCTGCCCGCCGGTCTCGTTGCCGATCGCAGCCGACGCAAGCCGCTCATGATCGCAACCGAACTGCTGCGCGCCGCCGCGCTCTTCGTGCTGTTCGCGTTGTTCCATGCGCGCGTGCTATCGCTCTGCATGCTCGGCACGCTGGGCTTCGCCATCGCGACGGGCACCGTGGTATTCAGCGTAACCGCGCCCTCGCTCGTCGCGGCCATGGTCGAAACGGGCGACCTGCTCACCGCCAACCGGCGGCTCGAAATCGCGCGCAGCATTGCCTACACGGCGGGGCCTTCCGCGGGCGGTATTTTCGCGGGCTGGGCGTCGGGCGTGTTTGCGTTTCTCGCAGCGTTCGTCCTGTCGCTCGCCAGCGCATGGTTTCTCACACGCCTGCCCACCGAGGCGCCGCGCCCGCGTTCGCGTCGCGCGCTCGCACACGAGCTTTTCGACGGCGTGCAGTTCATCGCGCGCAGCACGCACCTACGGCCGATCGTTGCGACGGCCTTCGTCTTCAATACATCGTGGTATTTGTTGCTCGCCGTGTTCGCCTGGTACGCGATACACCGGCTCGCCTTCGCACCATCGGCCGTGGGTGTTGCACTTGGCGTGTACGGCTTCGGGATGGTGGGCGGCGCGTTTCTCTACAAGATCATCGCAAAGCGCCTCGTCTTCGGACGGCAAATTCTGCTCGGCCCAATGAGCGCCGCGCTTGCCTCGCTGCTCATGGCGAGCACCGCCCTCACGCATTCGCGCGCCACCGTGTTTCTGGCTTTCTTTCTGTTTGGATTCGGGCCGATCGTCTGGACCATCTCGACCACTGCGTTGCGCCAGGTCGTCACGCCTCGCGATCTGATCGCGCGCGTCTCGTCGGTCATCATGATGGCGACGTTCGGCGCGCGCCCGCTCGGCGCCCTGCTCGGCGCGTTCCTGAGCACGCACCTTGGCATGACCAGTTGCCTCGTGGGCGCCGCGTGCGGGTTCGCCATTCAGCTCGCGATCATCGTGTTCTCCGCGCCAGCGCGGCTGCGCTCGATCGAAGGTCTCGATGAAGCGCGAGCCGAAACGCGCAACGCGAAGGCAATGACCTTCGCGACTGAGAACCAGCAGGAATGA
- a CDS encoding MFS transporter, whose protein sequence is MRPLRERYATTAVFLANGFGIGAWAVEVPRVKDKLLLGDSLLGVALFAFALGAIVAMPLAGRLAPKFGSGRATALLGVLFVAAFPLPALAPNAPLLCAALLLLGALNGALDVSMNGHASAIEKVWSAPIMSSFHAAWSAGGLAGAAVGTVLQKTGFGVLSGLALPAIPIAVLIVGAALFSLRDVGSRPEAASGGGFALPQAGVVKLAALAFLCMMTEGAIADWSGVYLRSALPAHADSAGIGYTAFAFAMAACRVVGDAFVRRLGAVRVVALGGLLSAAGLAAVLAAPALTTAVVGFICVGIGLANVVPVIFSAAGRTTDPPVTGVSMAATAGYAGFLVGPPIIGFGAGLVGLQLALGVLVLATLAVCFAGSRAVRDVDASRGESATHAQVRRDTRDADRIEAE, encoded by the coding sequence ATGAGACCGCTACGCGAACGCTACGCCACCACGGCCGTCTTTCTGGCGAACGGCTTCGGCATTGGCGCGTGGGCCGTCGAAGTGCCGCGCGTGAAGGACAAGCTGCTTCTTGGCGACTCCCTGCTCGGCGTCGCGCTCTTTGCCTTCGCGCTGGGGGCCATCGTCGCCATGCCGCTTGCGGGGCGGCTCGCGCCGAAGTTCGGCAGCGGCCGCGCGACCGCCCTGCTCGGCGTGCTGTTCGTCGCCGCGTTTCCTCTGCCTGCGCTCGCGCCCAATGCGCCGCTGCTGTGTGCCGCGTTGCTGCTGCTCGGTGCGCTCAATGGCGCGCTCGATGTTTCCATGAATGGACATGCCAGCGCTATCGAAAAAGTGTGGAGCGCGCCGATCATGTCGTCGTTCCATGCTGCCTGGAGCGCGGGCGGTCTTGCGGGCGCAGCCGTTGGCACGGTGTTGCAGAAGACAGGATTCGGTGTGCTAAGCGGTCTTGCGCTGCCCGCGATTCCCATCGCTGTGCTGATCGTCGGCGCGGCCCTGTTTTCGCTGCGCGACGTGGGCTCGCGCCCCGAGGCTGCGTCCGGCGGCGGCTTCGCATTGCCGCAGGCGGGCGTCGTGAAGCTCGCCGCGCTTGCGTTTCTCTGCATGATGACCGAGGGCGCCATTGCCGACTGGAGTGGCGTGTATCTGCGTTCTGCCTTGCCCGCTCATGCCGATAGCGCAGGCATCGGCTACACGGCGTTCGCGTTCGCCATGGCGGCGTGCCGCGTGGTGGGCGACGCGTTCGTGCGGCGTCTCGGCGCGGTGCGCGTGGTCGCGCTGGGCGGCCTGCTTTCGGCGGCGGGCCTAGCCGCTGTGCTCGCCGCACCTGCGCTCACTACGGCTGTGGTGGGGTTCATCTGCGTCGGCATTGGGCTCGCCAATGTGGTGCCGGTGATTTTCAGCGCGGCTGGGCGCACGACTGATCCGCCCGTTACGGGCGTTTCGATGGCGGCTACCGCCGGGTACGCGGGCTTTCTCGTGGGGCCGCCGATTATCGGCTTCGGCGCGGGGCTCGTTGGCTTGCAGCTCGCACTTGGCGTGCTGGTGCTCGCTACGCTCGCGGTGTGTTTTGCGGGCAGTCGCGCGGTGCGTGATGTGGATGCGTCGCGCGGCGAATCGGCAACACACGCGCAGGTGCGCAGAGATACGCGCGACGCGGATCGCATCGAGGCGGAGTGA
- a CDS encoding DeoR/GlpR family DNA-binding transcription regulator: protein MQRTRQAAIESLLPDERERLILEKLRAEGRVLAAELAAQLDTSEHTIRRHLRDLAEAGHCKRVYGGALLTSPANKPASVRMREQLPAKARLARAAAALVKPNQVILLDAGSTNVEVAAALPENAGLTVITTSPQAAVRLLERTGIEVILIGGRVSAQAAGALGATALVQIQQIKADLCFLGACALDPSEGVAAFDAEDAEMKRAMVAASGQIAAAVTTEKLMTSAPFVIAPCASLDYLVVDADVPKLHLKQLKAACGDVTVAR from the coding sequence ATGCAACGCACACGCCAGGCGGCGATTGAAAGCCTGCTCCCCGACGAGCGCGAGCGCCTGATCCTCGAAAAGCTGCGCGCCGAGGGCCGCGTGCTGGCCGCCGAACTCGCCGCGCAGCTCGACACCTCGGAGCACACGATCCGGCGCCATTTGCGCGATCTGGCCGAGGCGGGACACTGCAAGCGCGTATACGGTGGCGCGCTGCTGACGTCGCCCGCCAACAAGCCCGCCTCCGTGCGCATGCGCGAGCAACTGCCCGCAAAGGCGCGCCTCGCGCGCGCCGCCGCCGCGCTTGTCAAGCCCAACCAGGTGATTCTGCTCGACGCAGGCTCGACAAACGTCGAGGTCGCGGCGGCACTGCCCGAGAACGCCGGCCTCACGGTGATCACGACTTCGCCGCAGGCCGCCGTGCGCCTGCTAGAGCGTACAGGCATCGAGGTCATCCTGATCGGCGGGCGCGTGAGCGCGCAGGCCGCGGGCGCACTGGGTGCGACGGCGCTCGTGCAAATACAGCAGATCAAAGCAGATCTCTGCTTTCTCGGGGCATGCGCACTCGATCCCTCCGAAGGGGTTGCGGCATTCGATGCTGAGGATGCCGAAATGAAGCGTGCCATGGTCGCGGCAAGCGGCCAGATCGCGGCGGCGGTCACCACCGAAAAGCTGATGACGTCGGCACCGTTCGTCATCGCACCCTGCGCTTCGCTCGACTATCTGGTGGTCGATGCCGACGTGCCGAAACTCCATCTGAAGCAACTGAAAGCCGCATGCGGCGACGTGACGGTGGCGCGATGA
- a CDS encoding LacI family DNA-binding transcriptional regulator: MKSRPTLKQLMELTQLSRATIDRALNDRPGVHPRTRSAVEAALRQLGASDDQVLPVASRAASHALRVRLLLQAGDAFTAELTRTAASLETEFAAAGVTVDVVNCVGASDEDVALRVREAVQGAQPAADAIGIICTNTPPITSALRECMARGLGVVTLITDVDADARHTYVGVNNRAAGQSAAFLVGRHLEGRTSPSVAVVVATFSYTCHEDREIGFRSLLRQRFPHVNVVEVIKGADSGAATYEATRRCMEMHGALDGIYNVAGGNEGLAAALRERGIAGRTLYVTHEVNAVTEPLLRADVIDYLLSQDLRLLLRTAVEQMRNAVAGGTPPAQALVPIETYSRYSLP, from the coding sequence ATGAAAAGCCGCCCTACGCTGAAACAGTTGATGGAGCTCACGCAACTAAGCCGCGCGACCATCGACCGGGCGCTCAACGACCGGCCCGGCGTGCACCCGCGCACGCGCAGCGCCGTGGAAGCGGCGCTCAGGCAACTGGGCGCGAGTGACGATCAGGTGTTGCCCGTGGCGTCGCGCGCCGCGTCCCATGCGCTGCGTGTGCGCCTGCTCCTGCAGGCCGGCGACGCCTTCACCGCAGAACTCACGCGCACGGCAGCGAGCCTCGAAACCGAATTTGCCGCCGCAGGCGTAACGGTCGACGTGGTCAATTGCGTGGGCGCCAGCGACGAGGACGTCGCACTGCGCGTGCGCGAGGCAGTGCAAGGGGCACAACCCGCAGCAGACGCCATCGGCATCATCTGCACGAATACGCCGCCCATTACGTCGGCGCTGCGCGAATGCATGGCGCGGGGCCTTGGCGTGGTGACGCTCATCACCGACGTCGACGCCGATGCGCGCCACACCTACGTGGGCGTGAACAACCGCGCCGCGGGCCAGTCGGCTGCGTTCCTCGTCGGCCGTCACCTGGAGGGGCGGACCTCGCCTTCGGTGGCCGTTGTGGTCGCAACTTTCTCGTACACCTGTCACGAAGACCGCGAGATAGGCTTTCGTTCGCTCCTGCGCCAACGCTTTCCCCATGTGAATGTCGTCGAAGTGATCAAGGGTGCCGACTCGGGCGCGGCGACCTACGAGGCCACGCGGCGCTGCATGGAAATGCACGGCGCGCTCGACGGCATCTACAACGTGGCGGGCGGCAACGAGGGGCTTGCTGCGGCGCTGCGCGAGCGCGGGATCGCGGGCCGCACGCTCTATGTCACGCATGAGGTGAACGCCGTGACGGAGCCGCTGTTGCGCGCGGACGTGATCGACTATCTGCTCTCGCAAGACTTGCGTTTGCTGCTGCGCACGGCCGTCGAACAGATGCGCAACGCGGTGGCGGGCGGCACGCCCCCGGCGCAGGCACTCGTGCCGATCGAAACGTATTCGCGCTATTCGCTGCCCTGA
- a CDS encoding fatty acid desaturase, which produces MSAQQGSPQVITMDDWYRCPLERKVLKEVTRRNDRVALMHFGGFMALVLATGALAWFSLGTLWCIPAFLLYGTIYAFAEAMEHELRHRTPFRSEWLNESVHWVICFMTWREQIYSRWSHAQHHTYTHLTATVPADVEIAVKRPPSYLKLATDFLRISHGIHHLGNIVLHSLGIVTRSAKAVVPVVEYRVMRRNSRVILALYVAVGVWAFVAHSWLPVVFLLLPRAYGAWLHELLAITQHTGLRENELDHRFSTRTLRLNPVLQFLYWNMNYHVEHHMFPNVPFHALPELRKAIEADLPPAYDGLFDAWAEILHVLRTQRHDPDYMITPQVPGKTVGVMREDAVSNAVAVDTQ; this is translated from the coding sequence ATGTCCGCACAGCAAGGCTCGCCACAGGTCATCACGATGGACGACTGGTACCGTTGTCCGCTGGAGCGCAAGGTGCTCAAGGAAGTCACGCGGCGCAACGACCGGGTCGCCCTGATGCATTTCGGCGGTTTCATGGCGCTCGTGCTCGCCACGGGCGCGCTCGCCTGGTTTTCATTGGGCACGCTCTGGTGCATTCCGGCCTTTCTGCTTTACGGCACGATTTACGCGTTCGCGGAGGCGATGGAGCACGAACTGCGTCATCGCACGCCGTTCAGGAGCGAGTGGCTCAACGAGAGCGTGCACTGGGTCATCTGCTTCATGACCTGGCGCGAGCAGATCTATAGCCGCTGGTCGCATGCGCAGCATCACACCTATACGCACCTCACGGCCACGGTGCCCGCTGACGTTGAAATCGCCGTCAAGCGTCCGCCCAGTTACCTCAAACTCGCCACCGATTTCCTGCGCATTTCGCACGGCATCCATCATCTCGGCAACATCGTGCTGCACAGCCTCGGCATCGTGACGAGGAGCGCGAAGGCCGTCGTGCCGGTGGTCGAATATCGTGTGATGCGCCGCAATTCGCGGGTGATTCTCGCGCTCTACGTGGCCGTTGGCGTGTGGGCTTTTGTTGCACATAGCTGGCTGCCGGTGGTGTTTCTGCTTTTGCCTCGGGCATACGGCGCGTGGCTGCATGAACTGCTGGCCATTACGCAGCACACCGGCCTGCGCGAGAACGAACTCGATCACCGTTTTTCTACCCGCACGCTGCGCCTGAATCCCGTCCTCCAGTTCCTCTACTGGAACATGAACTATCACGTCGAACACCATATGTTCCCCAACGTGCCGTTTCATGCGCTGCCTGAATTGCGCAAAGCGATCGAGGCTGACCTGCCACCCGCTTATGACGGTCTGTTCGACGCGTGGGCCGAGATCCTGCACGTATTGCGCACGCAGCGCCACGATCCGGACTACATGATCACGCCGCAGGTGCCCGGCAAGACGGTAGGCGTAATGCGCGAGGACGCCGTTTCAAATGCCGTTGCCGTCGACACGCAATGA
- a CDS encoding non-heme iron oxygenase ferredoxin subunit gives MNILQWHEVCASDELEEEDVMEFEHEGELYAIYHTPTGYYASAGVCTHETARLAQGLVFGDIIECPMHMGRFHIPSGAAKGAPVCVNLATHPVKVEGGTIYLGLATE, from the coding sequence ATGAACATTCTTCAATGGCACGAGGTGTGCGCGAGCGACGAACTCGAAGAAGAGGACGTGATGGAGTTCGAGCACGAAGGCGAGCTTTACGCGATCTATCACACGCCCACGGGCTATTACGCCTCAGCGGGAGTCTGCACACACGAAACGGCGCGTCTCGCGCAAGGTCTCGTGTTCGGCGACATCATCGAATGCCCGATGCATATGGGGCGCTTCCACATTCCCTCGGGCGCGGCCAAGGGAGCGCCGGTCTGCGTGAATCTCGCCACGCATCCGGTGAAGGTGGAGGGCGGAACGATTTATCTCGGGCTCGCCACAGAATGA
- a CDS encoding sugar ABC transporter substrate-binding protein, whose protein sequence is MNVSFLKVLPLAATVFALALSPAAHADPVAHFDFISHAPDSDAWWNTVKNGIKQADEDFNVQTDYRNPPNGDIADMVQLVNQAAARNYDGVVTTIADFDLLKGAVSRLKSKNIPFITANTGTEQQSAELGALMHVGQPEYLAGKAAGLRAKADGVKTFLCVNHYATNPLSFERCRGFADAIGANMKISVLDAGTDPTGIESKVSAYLRNHPNTQAVLTLGPTSADPTIRAVKSLGLAGKIWFATFDIDTDVAKGIKDGTIKFCTDQQPYLQGYIPVALLAIMHQNHNNDVLQARAALEQNPKFERRLKDYGLKPVYEARNISSGPGFITPQNIQQVSALAGQYR, encoded by the coding sequence GTGAACGTTTCTTTTCTGAAGGTGTTGCCGCTGGCGGCTACCGTGTTCGCACTTGCGCTGAGCCCCGCGGCGCATGCGGATCCCGTCGCGCATTTCGACTTCATTTCGCATGCGCCTGATTCAGATGCATGGTGGAACACCGTCAAGAACGGCATCAAGCAGGCCGATGAAGACTTCAATGTTCAGACCGATTACCGTAATCCACCCAATGGTGATATCGCCGACATGGTGCAACTCGTGAATCAGGCGGCGGCGCGCAATTACGACGGCGTGGTCACGACCATTGCGGATTTCGATCTGCTCAAAGGCGCCGTGTCGCGCCTGAAGTCGAAGAACATTCCCTTTATCACCGCGAATACGGGCACGGAGCAGCAGAGCGCCGAGCTTGGCGCGCTCATGCACGTGGGCCAGCCAGAATATCTCGCGGGCAAGGCAGCGGGGCTGCGCGCGAAGGCGGACGGCGTGAAGACTTTCCTGTGCGTGAACCATTACGCTACGAATCCGCTCTCGTTCGAACGCTGCCGCGGTTTTGCGGACGCTATCGGCGCGAACATGAAAATCTCGGTGCTCGATGCAGGTACGGATCCCACGGGCATAGAATCGAAAGTGAGCGCGTATCTGCGCAACCACCCGAACACGCAGGCCGTGCTCACGCTCGGCCCGACTTCGGCCGATCCGACGATACGCGCGGTGAAGAGTCTCGGCCTTGCGGGCAAGATCTGGTTTGCGACTTTCGATATCGACACGGACGTCGCGAAGGGCATCAAGGATGGCACGATCAAGTTCTGCACCGATCAGCAGCCGTATTTGCAGGGATATATTCCGGTTGCCCTGCTGGCGATCATGCATCAGAACCACAACAACGATGTGTTGCAGGCGCGCGCCGCACTCGAGCAGAATCCGAAATTCGAGCGGCGCCTGAAGGACTATGGGCTCAAGCCCGTGTATGAGGCGCGCAATATTAGCTCCGGGCCGGGCTTCATCACGCCGCAGAATATTCAGCAGGTGTCTGCGCTCGCAGGGCAGTATCGTTGA
- a CDS encoding NAD(P)/FAD-dependent oxidoreductase, with the protein MSAGDGMVVIGGGQCGARAVQVLREGGWEGAITLIADEAAQPYERPPLSKAVLVGERTPEQGAIHREAFYREQRVDLRSGCAASTIDRAAQTVTLANGEALSYHRLLIATGAEPRRMSAPGADLAGVHVLRNAGDALAIAGELGQGRRIAVIGAGFIGLEVAASARQRGCEVVAFEAAPRALMRAVPAEVAQCLVDLHRERGVDVRFDVQVQRFEGDGRVNGVVLGDGTVVPCDAVVVGVGVAPRVALAQAAGLAIDNGIAVDPMLRTSDPHIYAAGDVCSFVHPLYGRRIRLECWRNAEDQARAAALNMLGHDEAYSAMPWFWSDQYDMTIQIAGLPAFGTTQAVRATGSASKVFFAFDEAGLLVGASGVGQTGEIARDVRVAQELIARRMRIEPERLADSATKLKSLLAAAVH; encoded by the coding sequence ATGAGTGCGGGCGATGGCATGGTGGTGATTGGCGGCGGCCAGTGCGGCGCACGCGCCGTGCAGGTTTTGCGCGAAGGCGGCTGGGAAGGCGCGATTACGTTGATCGCCGATGAAGCCGCGCAACCGTACGAGCGGCCGCCGCTTTCAAAGGCGGTGCTGGTGGGCGAGCGCACGCCGGAGCAGGGCGCAATACACCGCGAGGCGTTTTATCGCGAGCAGCGAGTCGATCTGCGCAGCGGTTGCGCCGCGAGCACGATCGACCGCGCCGCACAAACGGTCACGCTCGCGAATGGCGAAGCGCTTTCCTACCATCGCTTGCTGATCGCGACCGGTGCCGAGCCTCGCCGCATGAGCGCGCCCGGTGCGGACCTCGCGGGCGTGCATGTGTTGCGCAATGCCGGCGATGCGCTCGCCATTGCGGGCGAACTCGGGCAGGGGCGGCGCATTGCGGTGATCGGCGCTGGCTTCATCGGGCTCGAAGTCGCGGCCTCGGCGAGGCAACGCGGTTGCGAAGTCGTCGCGTTCGAAGCCGCACCGCGTGCGTTGATGCGCGCGGTGCCCGCGGAGGTGGCGCAGTGCCTTGTGGACCTTCATCGCGAGCGAGGCGTGGACGTACGCTTTGACGTGCAGGTGCAGCGCTTCGAGGGCGATGGGCGCGTCAACGGCGTCGTGCTCGGCGATGGAACCGTCGTGCCTTGCGATGCGGTCGTGGTCGGCGTTGGCGTGGCGCCGCGTGTGGCGCTGGCGCAGGCAGCGGGCCTCGCGATCGACAACGGCATTGCCGTCGATCCCATGCTGCGTACCAGCGATCCACATATCTACGCAGCGGGCGACGTGTGCTCGTTCGTGCATCCGCTATACGGGCGTCGCATTCGTCTTGAATGCTGGCGCAACGCGGAGGATCAGGCGCGCGCGGCAGCACTCAATATGCTCGGTCACGACGAGGCGTACAGCGCCATGCCGTGGTTCTGGTCTGATCAATACGATATGACGATCCAGATCGCAGGGTTGCCCGCGTTCGGGACGACCCAGGCTGTGCGTGCAACGGGCTCGGCGTCGAAGGTATTTTTCGCGTTCGACGAAGCGGGCTTGCTGGTGGGCGCGAGCGGCGTGGGGCAAACGGGTGAAATCGCCCGTGACGTGCGCGTTGCGCAGGAACTGATCGCACGCCGCATGCGCATCGAACCCGAGCGCCTTGCCGACAGTGCGACCAAACTCAAATCGCTGCTCGCCGCAGCCGTGCATTGA
- the ltrA gene encoding group II intron reverse transcriptase/maturase — protein sequence MGAQQKTHRVLDSGRRGEAPTAADRGAEPMAANPEPESPSACDRLMEEVCERENLQQALKRVKANKGAPGVDGMTVQTLPAYLREHWPSIRETLLNGTYKPQPVRRVEIPKPDGGGVRKLGIPSALDRLVQQAVLQVLQRQWDPTFSESSYGFRPGRSAHQAVAKAQSYIQAGHRWVVDLDLEKFFDRVSHDILMSRVAKRVSDRRVLKLIRSFLTAGVLENGLVGATAEGTPQGGPLSPLLSNLLLDDLDKLLEQRGLRFVRYADDCNVYVRSERAGQRVMAGLKAFLTNKLKLKVNEAKSAVARPHTRKFLGFTFLGRKQVRRRIAPNALVRFKDRVRELTQRSRGISVRQMIGALKRYLTGWRGYFGFCETPSVLRQLDAWIRRRLRCFLWKQWKQGRTRFRQLVARGVGHDLAAQTAGSPHGAWRLSNSPALSKALSNRYFLSLGLPSLGPTPIN from the coding sequence ATGGGAGCGCAGCAGAAAACGCATCGCGTCCTTGATAGCGGAAGAAGGGGTGAAGCCCCGACGGCGGCTGATCGAGGGGCTGAACCTATGGCGGCGAACCCCGAGCCTGAAAGCCCGTCGGCTTGTGACCGGCTGATGGAAGAAGTCTGCGAAAGGGAGAACCTGCAGCAGGCGTTGAAACGTGTGAAGGCGAACAAGGGTGCACCGGGTGTGGACGGCATGACGGTTCAGACATTACCGGCGTACCTGCGGGAGCATTGGCCGTCGATAAGGGAAACGCTGCTGAACGGCACGTACAAGCCCCAACCTGTGAGACGGGTCGAGATACCCAAGCCGGACGGAGGTGGCGTGCGCAAGCTCGGTATCCCCTCTGCGCTCGACCGGCTCGTTCAGCAGGCGGTATTGCAGGTGCTGCAAAGGCAGTGGGACCCGACGTTCTCGGAATCCAGTTATGGCTTCCGTCCGGGACGTTCGGCGCATCAGGCGGTGGCGAAGGCACAAAGCTATATCCAGGCGGGACATCGCTGGGTCGTAGATTTGGATTTGGAGAAATTCTTCGATCGCGTGAGCCACGATATCCTGATGAGCCGGGTGGCAAAGCGGGTGAGCGACAGACGCGTTCTGAAGCTGATTCGCTCCTTCCTGACGGCAGGTGTGCTGGAGAACGGGCTGGTTGGTGCAACGGCAGAGGGTACGCCGCAGGGCGGCCCGTTGTCTCCGTTGTTATCCAATCTGCTGCTCGACGATCTCGACAAGCTGCTTGAGCAACGCGGGCTGCGATTCGTGAGGTACGCAGACGATTGCAACGTCTACGTGCGCAGTGAACGCGCAGGTCAGCGGGTGATGGCCGGGCTGAAGGCCTTCCTCACCAACAAGCTGAAGTTGAAGGTCAACGAGGCGAAGAGCGCCGTCGCACGGCCTCACACGCGGAAGTTTCTGGGATTTACCTTCCTGGGGCGAAAGCAGGTCAGAAGGCGCATTGCGCCCAATGCTCTGGTTCGCTTCAAGGATCGGGTCCGGGAATTGACGCAACGCTCGCGCGGGATCAGCGTTCGCCAGATGATCGGCGCGCTGAAGCGATATCTGACGGGCTGGCGTGGCTACTTTGGTTTCTGCGAAACGCCCAGTGTGCTCAGGCAACTGGATGCATGGATCCGACGCCGCCTGCGCTGCTTCTTGTGGAAGCAGTGGAAGCAAGGCCGGACCCGGTTTCGGCAGCTGGTTGCGCGCGGCGTGGGGCACGACCTTGCCGCACAAACGGCGGGTTCGCCCCACGGCGCCTGGCGCCTAAGCAATAGCCCTGCGCTAAGTAAGGCGCTGTCGAATCGTTACTTCCTCTCATTGGGCCTTCCATCGCTAGGCCCTACGCCGATTAACTGA